In a genomic window of Halostella litorea:
- the dsrO gene encoding sulfate reduction electron transfer complex DsrMKJOP subunit DsrO, with amino-acid sequence MTNYGLVIDQERCIGCHACAVTCKQENNVAMGNYWNRVLTEGGDHVDTPSGRYPKNGDDGNLEMSYQPTACQHCENAPCVKVCPVNATYTRDDGIVEIDYDKCIGCRYCMAACPYNARVFNWDEPEHRPEEGTGNVPERPQGVVEKCTFCSHRVDEGLDPACVSNCPADARIFGDLDDPSSTVSQYVAEYETHRLLDEKGTEPSTYYISGEMSPGRPWKGDELESELPEDPQPDVAGEPANADPQPQVPEAGGGD; translated from the coding sequence GTGACAAACTACGGACTCGTCATCGACCAGGAGCGGTGTATCGGCTGTCACGCGTGTGCCGTGACGTGCAAACAGGAGAACAACGTCGCGATGGGGAACTACTGGAACCGCGTGCTGACGGAGGGCGGCGACCACGTGGACACCCCGTCGGGTCGGTACCCCAAGAACGGCGACGACGGGAACCTGGAGATGTCGTACCAGCCGACGGCGTGTCAGCACTGCGAGAACGCGCCGTGCGTGAAGGTCTGCCCGGTCAACGCGACGTACACCCGCGACGACGGCATCGTCGAGATAGACTACGACAAGTGCATCGGCTGCCGGTACTGCATGGCCGCCTGCCCGTACAACGCCCGCGTGTTCAACTGGGACGAGCCCGAACACCGCCCGGAAGAGGGGACCGGCAATGTCCCCGAGCGCCCGCAGGGCGTCGTCGAGAAGTGCACGTTCTGCAGCCACCGCGTCGACGAGGGCCTCGACCCCGCCTGCGTGTCGAACTGCCCGGCCGACGCCCGCATCTTCGGCGACCTCGACGACCCGTCGAGCACGGTGTCGCAGTACGTCGCCGAGTACGAGACCCATCGGCTGCTCGACGAGAAGGGGACCGAGCCAAGCACCTACTACATCAGCGGCGAGATGTCGCCCGGGCGGCCCTGGAAGGGCGACGAACTCGAGAGCGAACTCCCGGAGGACCCCCAGCCCGACGTGGCTGGCGAGCCGGCGAACGCGGACCCACAGCCGCAGGTGCCCGAAGCCGGAGGTGGCGACTGA
- the nrfD gene encoding NrfD/PsrC family molybdoenzyme membrane anchor subunit — protein sequence MADATARERDWIVAIPEFGSLGKAWLGLLALLILAGAAAWAYQLTAGLAATGMRNVFTWGLYIMMFVLFVGLSAGGMIVSSAPKFFHSDRYENLSRLGVLLSLACIVVAGLLIVPDIGRPERLYQFVTSPNLRSPMVWDFGIIVLYGLFNVWYLWLLTRRDLAAAGSRLALGVEDTREGRERDRRLAFWSAAVALPAAVMLHSVTGWIFATQVGRGDWFSPLVAPVFIAKALVSGLGLLLVTAVLADRFTGFELDESLVPGLGKLLGVFLAFHVVYLLGAERLPHAWAEHFGFWAITSGFLLGDTVFFWIWTVVGGLVPLALLVTPSLRRRTRVVFAAAALAVFGVVFEGVRLIFVGYDQVNVDAPPGVSVGEPAGGLAGDIWATSGAYTPTLVEVIVTLGIVAIGALILTLGLRYLPIQSGSQLPSAGRAAPDGGTETEEGSP from the coding sequence ATGGCCGACGCGACCGCCCGCGAGCGGGACTGGATCGTTGCCATCCCGGAGTTCGGGAGCCTCGGCAAGGCGTGGCTTGGGCTGCTGGCGCTGCTGATACTCGCCGGCGCGGCGGCGTGGGCGTACCAGCTCACGGCCGGACTGGCCGCCACGGGGATGCGCAACGTCTTCACGTGGGGGCTGTACATCATGATGTTCGTGCTGTTCGTCGGGCTGTCGGCCGGCGGGATGATAGTCAGCAGCGCGCCGAAGTTCTTCCACTCGGACCGCTACGAGAACCTCTCGCGGCTCGGCGTCCTGCTGAGCCTGGCGTGTATCGTCGTGGCGGGGCTGCTCATCGTCCCGGACATCGGCCGGCCGGAGCGGCTCTACCAGTTCGTCACCTCGCCGAACCTCCGGTCGCCGATGGTCTGGGACTTCGGCATCATCGTGCTGTACGGGCTGTTCAACGTCTGGTACCTCTGGCTGCTGACGCGGCGGGACCTCGCGGCGGCGGGGTCGCGGCTCGCGCTCGGCGTCGAGGACACCCGGGAGGGCCGCGAGCGCGACCGGCGGCTGGCGTTCTGGTCGGCCGCCGTCGCGCTGCCGGCCGCCGTGATGCTGCACTCGGTCACCGGGTGGATCTTCGCGACGCAGGTCGGCCGGGGCGACTGGTTCAGCCCGCTGGTCGCGCCGGTGTTCATCGCGAAGGCGCTGGTCTCCGGGCTCGGCCTGTTGCTGGTGACGGCCGTCCTGGCGGACCGGTTCACCGGCTTCGAACTGGACGAGTCGCTGGTGCCCGGCCTCGGCAAACTCCTCGGCGTGTTCCTGGCGTTCCACGTCGTCTACCTGCTCGGGGCGGAGCGGCTGCCCCACGCCTGGGCCGAGCACTTCGGGTTCTGGGCGATCACCAGTGGGTTCCTGCTCGGGGACACCGTCTTCTTCTGGATCTGGACGGTGGTCGGGGGGCTCGTCCCGCTGGCGTTGCTCGTGACGCCGTCGCTCCGGCGGCGGACCCGGGTCGTGTTCGCCGCCGCCGCGCTCGCGGTGTTCGGCGTTGTGTTCGAGGGCGTGCGCCTGATATTCGTCGGCTACGACCAGGTGAACGTCGACGCGCCGCCGGGGGTCTCCGTCGGCGAGCCCGCTGGAGGGCTGGCGGGCGACATCTGGGCGACGTCGGGGGCGTACACCCCGACGCTCGTCGAGGTCATCGTCACCCTCGGCATCGTGGCTATCGGGGCGCTGATCCTCACGCTGGGGCTGCGCTACCTGCCGATCCAGAGCGGCTCCCAGCTCCCGTCGGCCGGCCGCGCCGCGCCCGACGGCGGCACCGAGACGGAGGAGGGGTCCCCGTGA
- a CDS encoding TorD/DmsD family molecular chaperone: MTVTEHPEAEAEPPDRAAVFRGLSRYWQYPTQDLIRVLREASPGLSADVELRELRVEYTRLFLGPGTGQCPPYESVYRDGDDDGELGPVRGPSTDAVRRWYREFGTRPDPERPALADHVATELEFVAHLAETEDPDVVEQFLDEHPRRWVGTFAARVRDHDPDGFYRTLLDLTERAVETGGTTVTEVTEGE; this comes from the coding sequence GTGACCGTCACCGAACATCCGGAGGCGGAGGCGGAGCCGCCGGACCGGGCGGCGGTGTTCAGGGGGCTGTCGCGGTACTGGCAGTACCCGACGCAGGACCTGATCCGGGTGCTACGCGAGGCCTCGCCCGGCCTCTCGGCGGACGTCGAGCTCCGGGAGCTCCGGGTCGAGTACACGCGACTGTTCCTCGGCCCGGGGACGGGACAGTGTCCACCCTACGAGAGCGTCTACCGGGACGGCGACGACGACGGGGAACTCGGCCCCGTCCGCGGCCCGTCGACGGACGCGGTCCGGCGCTGGTACCGGGAGTTCGGGACCCGCCCGGACCCCGAGCGGCCCGCCCTCGCGGACCACGTCGCGACGGAACTGGAGTTCGTCGCCCACTTGGCCGAGACGGAGGACCCGGACGTCGTCGAGCAGTTCCTCGACGAGCACCCGCGGCGCTGGGTCGGGACGTTCGCCGCCCGGGTGCGCGACCACGACCCGGACGGGTTCTACCGGACGCTGCTCGACCTGACGGAGCGGGCCGTCGAAACGGGCGGGACGACCGTCACGGAGGTGACGGAGGGCGAGTAG
- a CDS encoding MFS transporter — protein MGVADRLGIDPQVLTLAIARMTESIGNSFLIVVLPLFIGSDVLAGSTFGLTEVAVTGIVLSLFGFVNSPLQPFTGRISDRTGRRKVFVLVGLVLIGVASFSYSLATRYWHLVALRCLQGLAGALIIPTTVALVNDLASAENRGGNMGTYNTFRLVGFGAGPIAAGAMVAGGPYAVALGPLDVVMSGFDAAFYFATSTATLSFVLVSALIRDPDDVAGGGDDALGGIAVFDRSGRGTLDPVFTLGVASFFMAVGIALFATLGDIINARLDQGPTLFGLEFAAFILAQVLLQTPIGRATDFYGRKNFIVAGLVLLVPTTFVQGIILDPWLMVVARFAQGVAGALVFAPSLALAGDIAPAGRSGSTLSVLTMAFGFGVAFGPLASGFLVQLGFVVPFAFGAALAAVGVVLVWTQVEETVTPKGSILPTD, from the coding sequence ATGGGCGTAGCGGACCGACTGGGGATCGACCCGCAGGTGCTCACGCTGGCCATCGCCCGGATGACCGAGTCGATCGGCAACTCCTTTCTCATCGTCGTGCTCCCGCTTTTCATCGGGAGCGACGTGCTCGCCGGCTCCACGTTCGGGCTCACGGAAGTCGCTGTCACGGGCATCGTGCTCTCGCTGTTCGGATTCGTCAACAGCCCGCTCCAGCCCTTCACCGGGCGGATCTCTGACCGCACGGGCCGCCGGAAGGTGTTCGTCCTCGTCGGACTGGTGCTTATCGGCGTGGCGAGTTTCTCCTACTCGCTGGCGACCCGGTACTGGCATCTGGTCGCCCTGCGCTGCCTCCAGGGGCTGGCCGGCGCGCTGATCATCCCGACGACGGTGGCGCTGGTCAACGACCTCGCGTCGGCGGAGAACCGCGGCGGGAACATGGGGACGTACAACACGTTCCGGCTGGTCGGGTTCGGCGCGGGGCCGATCGCCGCCGGCGCGATGGTCGCCGGCGGGCCGTACGCCGTCGCGCTCGGCCCGCTCGACGTCGTGATGAGCGGCTTCGACGCCGCCTTCTACTTCGCCACGTCGACGGCGACGCTCAGTTTCGTCCTCGTCTCGGCGCTGATCCGCGACCCCGACGACGTCGCCGGCGGCGGGGACGACGCGCTCGGCGGCATCGCCGTCTTCGACCGGAGCGGCCGGGGGACCCTTGACCCCGTGTTCACGCTCGGCGTCGCCTCGTTTTTCATGGCGGTCGGGATCGCGCTGTTCGCGACGCTGGGCGACATCATCAACGCGCGGCTGGACCAGGGGCCGACGCTGTTCGGCCTGGAGTTCGCGGCGTTCATCCTGGCCCAGGTCCTCCTGCAGACGCCGATCGGCCGGGCGACGGACTTCTACGGCCGCAAGAACTTCATCGTGGCCGGGCTGGTCCTGCTCGTGCCGACGACGTTCGTTCAGGGGATCATCCTCGACCCCTGGCTGATGGTGGTCGCCCGGTTCGCCCAGGGGGTCGCCGGCGCGCTGGTGTTTGCCCCCTCGCTCGCGCTGGCCGGCGACATCGCGCCCGCGGGCCGCTCCGGGTCGACGCTGTCCGTGCTGACGATGGCCTTCGGCTTCGGCGTCGCCTTCGGCCCGCTCGCGTCGGGCTTTCTCGTCCAGTTGGGCTTCGTCGTGCCGTTCGCGTTCGGCGCGGCGCTCGCGGCGGTCGGCGTCGTCCTCGTGTGGACGCAGGTCGAGGAGACGGTGACGCCGAAGGGGTCGATAC